Proteins from a genomic interval of Caldicellulosiruptor diazotrophicus:
- the trpS gene encoding tryptophan--tRNA ligase codes for MRRVLSGTRPTGILHLGNYFGAIESWIKLQDEYECFFFVADWHALTTGYEDTSNLREYTKQVVIDLLACGLDPKKCTIFVQSHVPQHAELHLLFSMITPLSWLYRCPTYKDQMRELKERNIATYGFLGYPCLQAADILIYKAEFVPVGEDQLPHLELTREIARRFNFLYGQTFPEPQAILNTVKVLVGTDGRKMSKSYGNTIALSEDLESIRKKVMNMVTDPARIRKNDPGHPEVCTVFTYHQIFSPEIVSETEENCRQGKMGCVECKKKLFENISRFLEPIQAKRRDLENDLDYVLGVISEGAKKAKEIASRTLQEAKDRAGLL; via the coding sequence ATGAGACGAGTTTTGTCTGGTACAAGACCTACGGGAATTTTACATCTTGGGAACTATTTTGGAGCTATAGAAAGTTGGATAAAGCTTCAGGATGAATATGAATGTTTCTTTTTTGTTGCCGACTGGCACGCACTTACAACAGGATATGAAGATACTTCGAATTTAAGAGAATATACAAAGCAGGTTGTTATAGACCTTTTGGCGTGCGGTCTTGACCCAAAAAAGTGTACAATATTTGTGCAGTCGCATGTTCCACAGCATGCTGAGCTTCATCTTTTATTTTCTATGATAACTCCTCTTTCTTGGCTTTATAGGTGTCCAACTTACAAAGACCAGATGAGAGAATTAAAAGAAAGAAACATAGCAACATATGGTTTTTTGGGATATCCATGTCTTCAGGCTGCTGATATACTGATATACAAGGCAGAGTTTGTCCCAGTTGGTGAAGACCAGCTTCCACATTTGGAGCTTACACGAGAGATTGCAAGAAGGTTTAACTTTTTATATGGTCAAACTTTTCCAGAACCACAGGCAATTCTTAACACCGTAAAAGTGCTTGTTGGTACAGACGGACGCAAGATGAGTAAAAGCTATGGAAATACAATTGCGCTTTCAGAAGACTTGGAAAGTATCAGGAAAAAGGTAATGAACATGGTGACTGACCCTGCAAGGATTCGCAAGAACGACCCTGGACATCCTGAGGTGTGCACAGTTTTTACATATCATCAGATATTCAGCCCAGAGATTGTATCAGAGACTGAAGAAAATTGTAGACAGGGTAAAATGGGTTGTGTTGAATGCAAAAAGAAGCTATTTGAAAATATTTCAAGGTTTTTAGAGCCAATTCAAGCAAAAAGAAGAGATCTTGAAAATGACCTTGACTATGTTTTGGGAGTTATCAGTGAAGGTGCAAAAAAGGCGAAAGAAATAGCCTCAAGAACATTGCAAGAAGCAAAGGACAGGGCAGGTCTGTTATGA
- the ytfJ gene encoding GerW family sporulation protein has translation MAHPIEMLMQTTMENLKQMIDVNTIVGDAVQSSSGAVIIPVSKVSFGFVAGGGDIKQDNNKMNKTDENTPLFAGGTGAGISVMPIAFLVVTQDQIRLLNVSANSNIERIIDIIPNIIEDIKEIIQRR, from the coding sequence TTGGCACATCCAATTGAAATGCTTATGCAGACAACGATGGAAAATCTAAAACAGATGATTGACGTAAACACAATTGTAGGTGATGCTGTTCAAAGTTCATCTGGAGCTGTTATAATTCCAGTATCAAAAGTTTCATTTGGTTTTGTGGCAGGTGGGGGTGATATAAAACAAGATAATAATAAGATGAACAAAACCGATGAAAATACTCCGCTCTTTGCAGGTGGAACTGGTGCAGGAATTTCTGTTATGCCGATTGCCTTTTTGGTTGTAACGCAGGACCAGATAAGACTTTTAAATGTCTCAGCAAACAGTAATATTGAGAGAATAATTGATATTATTCCAAATATAATTGAAGATATAAAAGAAATAATTCAAAGAAGATGA
- a CDS encoding M23 family metallopeptidase, producing MRKKKIEKKSSKVAVMKITTVALVVFLVLSLKFEYIYIDNFSFEKAKLYFQRDEKLYSNLVKWIEDFLKPLSFSKQTRNSYMTKSLSSTSYIYPADGQIQSSDDGGTFIIVKKKTDIRSPCDGVIMETIKKGETFDIIIQQESKILYRIENIDVLNVQKGQVLKKGEIVGYKLPLNLVGKDFIYFKREEKM from the coding sequence ATGAGAAAAAAGAAAATAGAAAAAAAGAGTTCAAAGGTAGCAGTAATGAAAATAACGACAGTAGCCTTAGTTGTTTTTTTAGTTCTTTCGTTAAAGTTCGAATATATTTACATAGACAATTTTTCGTTTGAGAAAGCTAAACTTTATTTTCAGCGTGATGAGAAACTTTATTCGAATTTAGTAAAATGGATAGAAGATTTTTTAAAGCCTTTATCTTTTTCAAAACAGACAAGGAATAGCTATATGACAAAAAGTTTATCTTCTACATCCTACATATACCCTGCGGACGGACAAATTCAGTCATCTGACGATGGTGGGACTTTTATTATAGTTAAAAAAAAGACTGATATTCGCAGTCCCTGTGATGGAGTAATAATGGAAACTATTAAAAAAGGAGAAACTTTTGATATTATTATACAGCAAGAAAGCAAGATACTTTATAGAATTGAAAATATTGATGTTTTAAACGTACAAAAAGGGCAAGTTTTAAAAAAGGGTGAGATAGTAGGATATAAACTGCCATTAAATCTTGTGGGAAAAGACTTTATATATTTTAAGAGAGAAGAAAAGATGTAG
- the scpB gene encoding SMC-Scp complex subunit ScpB: MVMDAAKIKSVIESILFLATEPLNIQKLAKILELEFQEVKNCVEQLRQEYLQQNRGFLIAEQENGYILVTNPENSGYIKEYFDVEQKSVSLSQAAYEVLSIVALKGPITRQEIEKIRGVNSENVIKSLIEKGLIKEAGRLDTIGKPALYEVTSLFYTSLGIKDLEELKEKISKIQQEDTSI, translated from the coding sequence ATGGTAATGGATGCTGCAAAGATAAAATCGGTTATAGAAAGCATACTCTTTTTGGCTACGGAACCATTGAATATCCAAAAACTGGCTAAGATTTTGGAGTTAGAGTTTCAAGAGGTTAAAAATTGTGTCGAGCAGCTGAGACAAGAATATCTTCAACAAAACAGAGGATTTTTAATAGCCGAACAAGAAAATGGATATATACTGGTTACTAATCCAGAAAACTCTGGATATATAAAAGAATACTTTGATGTGGAGCAAAAGTCTGTGTCACTTTCTCAAGCAGCGTATGAGGTGTTATCAATTGTTGCATTAAAAGGACCTATTACAAGACAAGAGATAGAAAAGATAAGAGGAGTAAATAGTGAGAATGTAATAAAAAGCCTTATAGAAAAAGGACTTATCAAAGAAGCTGGAAGACTTGATACAATAGGTAAGCCTGCTTTATATGAGGTAACTTCACTTTTTTACACTTCTCTTGGAATAAAAGATTTAGAAGAACTTAAAGAGAAGATTTCAAAAATCCAGCAAGAGGATACCTCAATTTGA
- a CDS encoding segregation and condensation protein A: MNFEVKLPNFEGPLDLLLYFIKKEKINIYDIPISEITSQYLEYLNRLDTVNVDSVSEFMVMAATLLEIKSKMLLPKAQEDQDPRQELVERLREYQKYKQVAIYLKENFPYRECYRKTSQDYLLLNESRKDLVLQLDIKKLCRAYLATVEKNEDFSKENVQKLQEITKKQSISILKVIKQVLEYIKQKGTLYFSNLIKGISKEGIIYRFLAILELCKLGHIFAHQDKIFDDIKILKR, from the coding sequence ATGAACTTTGAGGTTAAACTTCCTAACTTTGAAGGACCACTTGACCTGTTGCTTTACTTCATAAAAAAAGAGAAAATAAATATATATGATATACCAATATCCGAAATCACAAGCCAGTACTTGGAATATCTCAACCGTTTAGATACTGTCAATGTGGATTCTGTTTCAGAGTTTATGGTAATGGCAGCAACACTTTTAGAGATAAAATCAAAAATGCTTTTGCCCAAAGCTCAGGAAGACCAAGATCCACGCCAAGAACTTGTAGAAAGACTAAGAGAATATCAGAAATACAAACAGGTAGCAATTTACTTAAAAGAAAACTTTCCTTACAGAGAATGCTATAGAAAGACAAGCCAAGATTATCTACTATTAAATGAAAGCAGAAAAGATCTTGTACTTCAGCTTGATATTAAAAAGCTTTGCAGAGCATATTTAGCAACTGTCGAGAAGAATGAAGATTTTTCAAAAGAAAATGTTCAAAAACTTCAAGAGATTACCAAGAAGCAATCAATATCTATTTTGAAAGTTATAAAACAAGTACTTGAATATATTAAACAAAAAGGTACCTTGTATTTTAGCAATCTCATTAAAGGGATTTCAAAGGAAGGAATTATCTACAGATTTTTGGCTATATTAGAACTTTGTAAGCTTGGTCATATCTTTGCTCATCAAGATAAAATATTTGATGATATAAAGATTTTAAAGAGGTAA
- a CDS encoding site-2 protease family protein, which yields MMTVPSIITMLLRIPGLLFAISVHESAHGFVAYLQGDDLPKRQGRITLNPLPHIDLFGAIALILFGFGWAKPVVTDPTKYKNPKTGMGLTALAGPVANILSAILFAVALKYANKYNIITNKYLLIMVQQAYLINVYLAIFNLLPIPPLDGSKILFIFAPNKYIEFYYRYEVVGQMILIACILFAPYLLSYVLQPIAHVIFTFIEFILSLFP from the coding sequence ATGATGACTGTACCAAGTATTATAACTATGCTTTTGAGAATTCCAGGGCTGCTTTTTGCAATATCTGTACACGAGTCAGCCCATGGATTTGTTGCATACCTGCAAGGTGATGATCTTCCTAAAAGGCAGGGGAGGATAACCTTAAATCCATTGCCACACATAGATTTGTTTGGTGCGATAGCATTGATCCTTTTTGGGTTTGGATGGGCAAAACCTGTGGTGACTGACCCAACAAAGTACAAAAATCCAAAAACAGGTATGGGTCTGACTGCTTTAGCAGGGCCTGTTGCAAATATTCTTTCGGCAATTTTGTTTGCTGTTGCGCTAAAATATGCTAACAAATACAATATAATTACGAATAAGTATCTATTAATAATGGTTCAACAGGCCTATTTGATTAATGTTTACCTTGCTATATTCAATTTATTGCCAATACCTCCTTTAGATGGTTCAAAGATTTTGTTTATCTTTGCGCCGAACAAATATATAGAATTTTATTATAGATATGAGGTAGTCGGCCAGATGATATTGATTGCATGCATATTATTTGCTCCTTACTTGCTTTCATATGTGTTACAACCTATTGCTCATGTTATTTTTACCTTTATTGAATTTATTTTAAGTTTATTTCCTTAA
- the thrS gene encoding threonine--tRNA ligase, with protein sequence MDKINITLPDEKIVEAEKGISAIEFIKTISMKLYKEAVACKINGVLKDLWTVLEEDCSFEIVTFSSDEGKKVYWHTTSHILAQAVKRIFGDKVKLGIGPAIDNGFYYDFDIEESITKELLEKIEQEMQKIIKEDLKIERFELSKEEAIKLMQQRGENYKVELINDIPEGEIISFYKQGEFVDLCTGPHLPTTGRVKAFKLLSIAGAYWRGDSKNKMLQRIYGISYEKKSQLDEYLTMLEEAKKRDHRKLGRELDLFDIFEEGPGFPFFLPKGMIIRNILEDFWRDEHKKRGYQEIKTPIMLTKELWVQSGHWDHYKDNMYFTKIDEQEFAIKPMNCPGSILVYKRKSHSYRDLPQRLCELGLVHRHELSGVLHGLMRVRCFTQDDAHIFMLPSQIKDEIKGVIDLIDYFYNVFGFKYHVELSTRPENYMGTDEQWNMAETALKEALEEVGIDYKINEGDGAFYGPKIDFHLEDSLKRTWQCATIQLDFQMPERFDLYYIGEDGAKHRPVMLHRVVFGSIERFIAILTEHFAGAFPVWLAPTQIKIIPVSDNFNDYATKVSQVLKENGFRVEEDFRSETVGYKIRDAQLQKIPYMVIVGEKEQKDNTISVRDRKKGDLGSFTLDEFISIVKDKVEKRALE encoded by the coding sequence ATGGACAAAATTAATATAACTCTTCCAGATGAAAAAATAGTAGAAGCAGAGAAAGGAATATCTGCTATAGAGTTTATAAAGACAATCTCTATGAAACTTTATAAAGAGGCAGTTGCATGTAAGATTAACGGAGTATTGAAAGACCTATGGACTGTTCTCGAGGAAGATTGCAGTTTTGAGATTGTTACATTTTCAAGTGATGAAGGTAAAAAGGTTTACTGGCACACAACCTCACATATTTTAGCTCAGGCTGTCAAAAGAATCTTTGGCGATAAAGTAAAACTTGGCATAGGACCTGCAATTGATAATGGTTTTTATTATGACTTTGACATTGAAGAGTCAATTACTAAGGAACTTCTAGAAAAAATTGAGCAAGAGATGCAAAAAATAATAAAAGAAGATTTAAAAATTGAAAGATTTGAACTTTCTAAAGAAGAAGCGATTAAACTTATGCAACAAAGAGGAGAAAACTACAAAGTTGAACTTATAAATGATATTCCAGAAGGAGAAATTATATCTTTTTATAAGCAAGGTGAATTTGTTGACCTTTGCACAGGTCCACATCTTCCAACAACAGGGAGGGTAAAAGCTTTCAAGTTGCTTTCTATAGCAGGCGCTTATTGGCGGGGAGATTCAAAAAATAAGATGCTTCAAAGGATCTATGGAATCTCTTACGAAAAAAAATCGCAACTTGATGAATATCTCACAATGCTTGAAGAAGCAAAGAAACGAGACCATAGAAAACTTGGGAGAGAACTTGATTTATTTGATATTTTTGAGGAAGGCCCAGGATTTCCTTTCTTTTTGCCCAAAGGAATGATTATAAGAAACATATTAGAAGACTTTTGGAGAGATGAACATAAGAAAAGAGGTTATCAGGAAATAAAAACTCCTATAATGTTAACAAAAGAGCTTTGGGTTCAGTCAGGACATTGGGACCATTATAAAGATAATATGTATTTTACCAAGATAGATGAACAGGAGTTTGCAATAAAACCTATGAACTGTCCAGGCAGCATATTAGTCTATAAAAGAAAATCACATTCATACAGGGACCTTCCTCAGCGACTGTGTGAACTTGGGCTTGTTCACAGACATGAGTTATCTGGTGTATTGCATGGACTTATGAGAGTAAGATGTTTTACGCAAGACGATGCTCATATCTTCATGTTACCGTCGCAGATAAAAGATGAAATTAAAGGTGTAATTGACCTTATTGATTATTTTTATAATGTATTTGGTTTCAAATATCATGTTGAACTTTCAACAAGGCCGGAAAATTATATGGGGACAGATGAACAATGGAATATGGCTGAAACTGCTCTAAAAGAAGCTTTAGAGGAAGTAGGTATAGATTATAAAATAAATGAAGGCGATGGAGCTTTTTATGGTCCTAAAATTGATTTTCATCTTGAGGATAGTTTAAAAAGAACGTGGCAATGTGCAACAATCCAACTTGATTTTCAAATGCCAGAGAGGTTTGACTTATATTATATAGGTGAAGATGGTGCTAAACATAGACCAGTAATGCTACACAGAGTTGTCTTTGGCAGCATAGAGAGATTTATTGCAATACTTACTGAACACTTTGCTGGTGCATTTCCGGTGTGGTTAGCACCCACTCAAATAAAAATAATACCTGTATCTGACAATTTCAATGATTATGCAACTAAGGTATCTCAAGTACTAAAGGAGAATGGATTTAGAGTTGAAGAAGATTTTAGGTCAGAAACTGTAGGATATAAAATAAGAGATGCGCAATTACAAAAGATACCATATATGGTGATAGTGGGTGAAAAAGAGCAAAAAGATAATACTATTTCTGTGAGAGATAGAAAAAAGGGAGATTTAGGTTCTTTTACCCTTGATGAATTTATTTCAATAGTTAAAGATAAAGTTGAGAAAAGAGCTTTAGAGTAG
- a CDS encoding RNA-binding domain-containing protein — MDKYKLKMLLESDEGPKLDFKQSLSIETDGEKKELVKDVIAIANSRGGRGYIIFGVEDKTKRVIGIKDENISEEKIQQIISGRCDPPVSIKFEIVEYEGKKLGVLTIYKSSLRPHQMVQNGVFYIRRGSTTDVARREEIASMFEESGSINFEMSVVRNANLTDLEPELISMFFKKSGILSEWDNLILLESFGIVQRDRESNNLYPTLAGILVFGKYPERFLPSAYLAIEFFEQIQIICGNIYSIIKKTINFFTQRYPHKNLWALFEAIVNALVHRDYYDLTRCTAVKISERNIEIANPGCLLENNMIFNMGREILPRRRNPWIYQKMIILDDNNLFLKAGKGISRIRKTYPNVKIININSQNTFKIILPPIDKL, encoded by the coding sequence ATGGATAAATATAAGCTTAAAATGCTTTTGGAATCTGATGAAGGGCCAAAACTTGATTTTAAACAGTCTCTTTCAATTGAAACTGATGGTGAAAAGAAAGAGCTTGTAAAAGATGTGATTGCTATTGCAAATTCAAGAGGTGGAAGAGGCTATATTATCTTTGGGGTTGAAGATAAGACAAAAAGAGTTATTGGAATAAAAGACGAAAATATTTCTGAAGAAAAAATTCAGCAGATAATATCAGGAAGATGTGACCCACCTGTATCAATTAAGTTTGAGATTGTAGAATACGAAGGTAAAAAACTTGGTGTTCTTACAATATATAAGAGTAGTTTGAGACCTCATCAGATGGTGCAAAACGGTGTGTTTTATATAAGACGGGGGTCAACAACAGATGTTGCGAGAAGAGAAGAGATAGCATCTATGTTTGAAGAAAGTGGGAGTATCAATTTTGAAATGTCAGTTGTAAGAAATGCGAATTTGACCGACCTTGAACCTGAGCTAATTTCTATGTTTTTTAAAAAAAGTGGTATTTTATCAGAGTGGGACAACTTAATTTTGCTTGAAAGTTTTGGGATTGTTCAGAGAGATAGAGAAAGCAATAACCTTTATCCTACCTTAGCTGGTATCCTTGTGTTTGGAAAATATCCTGAGAGGTTTTTGCCATCGGCGTATTTGGCAATTGAATTTTTCGAACAAATTCAAATTATTTGTGGTAACATATATAGTATAATTAAAAAAACTATAAATTTTTTTACTCAAAGGTATCCTCACAAAAACCTGTGGGCTTTGTTTGAAGCAATTGTAAATGCACTTGTCCACAGAGATTATTATGACTTAACAAGGTGCACAGCAGTTAAAATTTCTGAAAGAAATATAGAAATTGCGAATCCTGGCTGTCTTCTTGAAAATAACATGATATTCAATATGGGTAGAGAAATTCTACCAAGGCGTCGAAATCCATGGATATACCAAAAGATGATAATTTTAGATGACAATAACCTTTTTTTAAAGGCTGGTAAAGGAATATCAAGGATAAGAAAAACATATCCAAATGTTAAGATTATAAATATAAACTCACAAAATACATTTAAAATTATATTGCCACCAATTGATAAACTGTGA
- a CDS encoding HD domain-containing phosphohydrolase — MELRFKILVLTLIVAFLPSTIVAVYVMNNIIPQYEKITYDYFVNKQQQTLERIIQKIFDDMENISKEYAIWNELYRAVIKNDKETINFYWTSWLYQKPYSFSLIIGFSKEGNIISYYSNYKGIRNTGQVVISKVFKKVISKVYSENDINLIPVERGFLKINGKVFAFVCCPVLDDKDLTKPIAGALFLARDVDEFVSLIQPYMVDRIYFVDKTNVSSKENLLKNHVDLFDIEGYKVGTLVIDYNERTLLNIKRHFEKLLIITFLFLMVFTLLIAFLSGVYLTKRIVQLEDYAISLFSGINGDVTFPKPNIRKEGKFKNVELVLEYFSNEIKSKISLLKQQDKLLKELFEKEKRNFEGAIKLLISIIEMKDPYTKGHAERVMRYSKKIGEKLSSKGHKIDLFDLEIAAYLHDIGKIVIPESILNKPGKLTQEEYSIVKRHSLDGYNILSNIEYFDNIKEIVLYHHENFDGSGYPLGIKGDKIPLESRIISIADVFDALTTDRPYRKAFSEEQALEIMKEDVGKKFDPEVFEEFLGVLKEEKISKIVEMKIDG; from the coding sequence GTGGAGCTAAGATTTAAAATACTTGTTCTTACACTGATAGTTGCATTTTTACCATCGACCATTGTTGCTGTGTATGTAATGAATAACATAATTCCTCAGTATGAAAAAATTACCTATGATTACTTTGTTAATAAACAACAACAAACATTAGAGAGGATAATTCAAAAAATTTTTGATGATATGGAGAATATATCAAAAGAGTATGCTATCTGGAATGAACTTTACAGAGCTGTTATAAAAAATGATAAAGAGACTATTAACTTTTACTGGACAAGCTGGCTCTACCAAAAACCTTACAGTTTTTCCTTAATAATTGGTTTTTCAAAAGAAGGAAATATTATCTCATATTATTCTAATTATAAAGGAATTAGAAACACTGGCCAAGTCGTAATTTCAAAAGTATTCAAGAAAGTAATAAGTAAAGTATATTCTGAAAACGATATAAATCTTATACCTGTTGAAAGAGGTTTTCTAAAAATAAATGGTAAAGTTTTTGCGTTTGTTTGTTGTCCTGTCTTAGATGACAAAGATTTAACAAAACCTATTGCTGGAGCTCTTTTTTTGGCAAGAGATGTTGATGAGTTTGTATCTTTGATACAGCCTTACATGGTGGATAGAATATATTTTGTAGATAAGACAAATGTGTCTTCTAAAGAAAACCTTCTTAAAAATCATGTTGATTTATTTGATATTGAGGGGTATAAGGTAGGCACACTCGTAATTGATTATAATGAAAGAACACTTTTGAATATAAAAAGACACTTTGAAAAACTGCTTATTATTACGTTTTTATTTCTCATGGTTTTTACTTTACTTATAGCATTTTTAAGTGGAGTATACCTTACAAAAAGGATTGTTCAGCTTGAAGATTATGCTATTTCACTATTTTCTGGTATAAACGGTGATGTAACTTTTCCAAAACCAAACATAAGAAAAGAAGGAAAGTTTAAAAATGTAGAACTTGTTTTAGAATATTTTTCAAACGAAATAAAAAGCAAGATTTCGTTATTAAAACAACAAGATAAACTCCTAAAAGAACTATTTGAGAAAGAAAAGAGAAACTTCGAAGGGGCAATAAAACTTTTGATATCTATTATTGAAATGAAAGACCCTTATACTAAAGGACATGCAGAAAGGGTTATGAGATATAGTAAAAAAATAGGTGAAAAGCTTTCTTCAAAAGGGCATAAAATTGACCTATTTGACCTTGAAATTGCTGCATATCTTCACGATATTGGCAAGATTGTAATTCCGGAAAGCATATTAAATAAACCTGGCAAGCTAACGCAAGAAGAATATTCTATTGTTAAAAGACACTCCTTAGATGGTTATAACATTCTTTCAAACATTGAATATTTTGATAATATAAAAGAGATTGTTCTATATCATCATGAGAATTTTGATGGAAGTGGGTATCCACTGGGGATAAAAGGAGACAAAATTCCTCTTGAGTCAAGGATAATCTCAATTGCAGACGTATTTGATGCTCTTACTACAGACAGACCTTACCGGAAGGCTTTTTCTGAGGAACAAGCATTGGAAATAATGAAAGAGGACGTAGGTAAAAAATTTGACCCAGAAGTGTTTGAGGAGTTTTTAGGTGTTCTTAAAGAGGAAAAAATCTCAAAAATAGTAGAGATGAAGATAGATGGATAA
- a CDS encoding tetratricopeptide repeat protein — MTKGKVINLNPTSSMYFKIGIKHYEKGEIDLAIKRLMKALELDNKNVEIKFNLAGLLAQVGDFETSNKLLNELAKDSPEFYDSLFGLGCNFFEMGKFKEAKNFLKRYIKLSNNIEFKEAAEDLLDFIESQEEFEKEQKEIEKYSKLLERGNFLLESGRYEDAMKYFKMILAKDNSVLAARNNLSLAYFYIGDVQRAIEEAKKVLQIDKYNIYANCNLAFFYRSIGKEREMKRHLKVVLDIKTYDSKDKIKILDTLIKLNQHSEIAQRANELFEITKEPYFKHIEAISLYNTRRYLKAKKIWEYLKRNFEMPEIRIDYFLKKVDNVIKTFEKDIIDYFESGFKFLEGMEEKELKKQLQNHIDNYFSQTVEENRQKVIEILRQYTELNQKDQETIINLLKNLPLEKPKLNLQVIAAIVLYVFKKFIKKERIKQKDIAKIFGISQAVFSKWFSDFKELLLNKEI, encoded by the coding sequence ATGACCAAGGGGAAGGTAATTAACCTCAATCCTACATCATCAATGTATTTTAAAATTGGGATTAAACATTACGAAAAGGGAGAAATAGATCTTGCAATAAAAAGACTCATGAAAGCTCTTGAACTTGATAATAAAAATGTTGAGATAAAGTTTAACCTCGCTGGACTTTTAGCACAGGTTGGTGATTTTGAGACTTCAAATAAGCTGTTGAACGAGCTAGCAAAAGATAGTCCGGAGTTCTATGATTCACTTTTTGGTCTTGGATGCAATTTTTTTGAGATGGGCAAATTCAAAGAGGCAAAAAATTTTTTAAAGAGGTATATAAAACTTTCTAATAACATTGAGTTTAAAGAAGCAGCGGAGGACCTTCTTGACTTTATTGAAAGTCAAGAAGAGTTTGAAAAAGAACAAAAAGAAATCGAAAAATATTCAAAACTATTAGAAAGAGGTAATTTCCTTCTTGAAAGTGGAAGATACGAAGATGCAATGAAATATTTTAAGATGATATTAGCAAAAGATAATAGCGTCCTTGCTGCAAGAAACAACCTTTCACTTGCTTATTTTTATATAGGCGATGTTCAAAGAGCGATTGAAGAAGCAAAAAAAGTTCTTCAAATTGACAAGTACAATATATATGCAAACTGTAATTTAGCGTTTTTTTACAGGAGTATAGGAAAAGAAAGAGAGATGAAAAGGCATTTAAAAGTGGTATTAGACATAAAAACATATGATAGCAAAGACAAAATAAAGATTTTAGATACTCTTATCAAGTTAAATCAGCATAGTGAAATTGCCCAGCGCGCAAATGAACTTTTTGAGATTACAAAAGAGCCATATTTTAAACATATTGAAGCCATAAGCCTTTACAACACACGAAGGTATCTTAAAGCAAAAAAAATTTGGGAATACTTAAAAAGGAACTTTGAAATGCCTGAGATTAGGATTGACTATTTTTTGAAGAAAGTCGATAATGTAATAAAGACATTTGAAAAAGATATTATTGATTATTTCGAATCAGGTTTCAAGTTTTTAGAGGGCATGGAAGAAAAGGAGCTAAAAAAACAACTCCAAAATCATATTGACAATTATTTTTCTCAAACTGTAGAGGAAAACAGACAAAAAGTTATAGAAATTTTACGGCAGTATACAGAATTAAATCAGAAGGACCAAGAGACTATTATTAATCTTCTAAAAAATCTTCCTCTTGAAAAGCCAAAATTAAATCTTCAGGTTATTGCTGCAATTGTATTATACGTATTCAAAAAATTTATCAAAAAAGAGAGAATAAAACAAAAAGACATAGCTAAAATTTTTGGTATTTCACAGGCAGTTTTCTCTAAATGGTTTAGTGATTTCAAAGAACTTCTGCTTAACAAGGAAATATGA